From Nocardioides sp. HDW12B, the proteins below share one genomic window:
- a CDS encoding FAD-binding oxidoreductase has translation MTVTVEALDELVTALRTVLADDQILTSKTDRYNRARVPAPFPVHRWSERLPDLAVLPTSTEQVAGVVRIANELRVPVVPRDGGTGLTDGAVPLRGGIVVDVKRMNQVKELDLENRTVTVGTGISMLKLNEQLAKHDLFYPDDPASYPCSLVGGRIGTSGWSLIGSRYGHSRDLVLSFDHVLPTGEVMHVGDGIGHKISKSSSGYQLKHLFMGHQGTLGIATEATLKLFPKPEAELSPFWAFDNYDDAYRCVGALARAGVATFAGAVLFDEWKVAYLRRDDEAYIPQPNDVRALVCAVMYGYEDEVRPAGKRLFRIAKDHGARYLGDEISEGDWAARHDRYATPLHGRTKAGQVVPMSWHCEDAAVNYTNLPSVSRAWHEIVADLRRRTDVFDDWGMFTYTSGSTGVDYLTEIDVGIWEQQLDDRAWEMWVKAKRDIAAVALAHNGSISACHGSCREGEVDLVPQELGRGFDVMLDLKRTLDPNNIMNPGKYLLDRAYETGPHA, from the coding sequence ATGACCGTCACCGTGGAGGCGCTCGACGAGCTCGTCACCGCGCTGCGCACCGTGCTGGCCGACGACCAGATCCTGACCTCGAAGACCGATCGCTACAACCGCGCCCGCGTGCCGGCGCCCTTCCCGGTGCACCGCTGGAGCGAGCGGCTGCCCGACCTCGCGGTGCTGCCCACCAGCACCGAGCAGGTGGCCGGCGTCGTGCGCATCGCCAACGAGCTGCGGGTCCCGGTGGTGCCGCGCGACGGCGGCACCGGCCTGACCGACGGAGCCGTCCCGCTGCGCGGCGGCATCGTCGTCGACGTCAAGCGGATGAACCAGGTCAAGGAGCTCGACCTGGAGAACCGCACCGTCACCGTCGGCACCGGCATCAGCATGCTCAAGCTCAACGAGCAGCTGGCCAAGCACGACCTGTTCTACCCCGACGACCCGGCGTCGTACCCGTGCTCCCTGGTGGGCGGCCGGATCGGCACCAGCGGCTGGTCGCTGATCGGCTCGCGCTACGGCCACAGCCGCGACCTCGTCCTCAGCTTCGACCACGTGCTGCCCACCGGCGAGGTCATGCACGTCGGTGACGGCATCGGCCACAAGATCAGCAAGTCGTCGAGCGGCTACCAGCTCAAGCACCTCTTCATGGGCCACCAGGGCACCCTCGGCATCGCCACCGAGGCCACGCTCAAGCTCTTCCCCAAGCCCGAGGCGGAGCTCTCGCCGTTCTGGGCCTTCGACAACTACGACGACGCCTACCGCTGCGTCGGCGCTCTCGCCCGCGCCGGGGTCGCCACCTTCGCCGGGGCGGTGCTCTTCGACGAGTGGAAGGTCGCCTACCTCCGCCGCGACGACGAGGCCTACATCCCGCAACCCAACGACGTACGAGCCCTCGTCTGCGCCGTCATGTACGGCTACGAGGACGAGGTCCGCCCGGCCGGCAAGCGACTGTTCCGCATCGCCAAGGATCACGGCGCCCGCTACCTCGGTGACGAGATCTCCGAGGGCGACTGGGCCGCGCGCCACGACCGCTACGCCACACCGCTGCACGGGCGCACCAAGGCCGGCCAGGTCGTGCCGATGAGCTGGCACTGCGAGGACGCCGCGGTCAACTACACCAACCTGCCGTCGGTCTCGAGGGCCTGGCACGAGATCGTCGCCGACCTGCGGCGCCGCACCGACGTCTTCGACGACTGGGGGATGTTCACCTACACCTCCGGCAGCACCGGCGTGGACTACCTGACCGAGATCGACGTCGGCATCTGGGAGCAGCAGCTCGACGACCGTGCCTGGGAGATGTGGGTGAAGGCCAAGCGCGACATCGCTGCCGTCGCGCTGGCCCACAACGGCTCGATCAGCGCGTGTCACGGCTCCTGCCGGGAGGGCGAGGTCGACCTCGTGCCGCAGGAGCTCGGTCGCGGCTTCGACGTCATGCTCGACCTCAAGCGCACCCTCGACCCGAACAACATCATGAATCCCGGGAAGTACCTGCTCGACCGCGCCTACGAGACGGGACCCCACGCATGA
- a CDS encoding (Fe-S)-binding protein, whose amino-acid sequence MTQLDRPPGAPDPVSVPFTPGMRDNPDELAQFGDEIARDPEVKHDPTPTEEFTEEWRNASYNCFSSGHKFCREVCPVMQVTRNESWTPTAFHANVVAMDKGELSIEEVAGDYVNCTQCGACELRCPNTLFTGDFYRFRTRTVDVVKAVRAFAVESGIHQPAWKTWNARTDDKTHEPVLGEIPIKQENVRDWSAGLDIPIGGESVLFVDCEAAYYRTSVPRAVAQILQLAGYEFGLMGEQWCCGGPAAEMGYVDQAQRFARHNLDNWRSTGTKRILVLDPHDYISFTEDYPKYFGEEFDLEVVLVVELFAELIREGRLTPSVPVERAITYHDPCRLNKRKGVWKEPREILRSIPGLDFSDVDRVTQWSYCSGGGGGLPVEKPELTAAISASRLEKAAALEVDTLVSACPWSERPLSAAGEAVDIDVVDIHELLAASLGIEVGGTTNGSANGSAR is encoded by the coding sequence ATGACCCAGCTCGATCGTCCGCCCGGTGCACCCGACCCGGTCTCGGTGCCCTTCACCCCGGGCATGCGGGACAACCCCGACGAGCTGGCGCAGTTCGGCGACGAGATCGCCCGGGACCCCGAGGTCAAGCACGACCCGACCCCGACGGAGGAGTTCACCGAGGAGTGGCGCAACGCGTCGTACAACTGCTTCTCGAGCGGCCACAAGTTCTGCCGCGAGGTCTGCCCGGTCATGCAGGTCACGCGCAACGAGTCGTGGACCCCGACGGCCTTCCACGCCAACGTCGTCGCGATGGACAAGGGCGAGCTGAGCATCGAGGAGGTGGCCGGCGACTACGTCAACTGCACCCAATGCGGGGCGTGCGAGCTGCGCTGCCCCAACACGCTCTTCACCGGCGACTTCTACCGCTTCCGCACCCGCACGGTCGACGTGGTCAAGGCGGTCCGCGCCTTCGCCGTGGAGAGCGGCATCCACCAGCCCGCCTGGAAGACCTGGAACGCGCGCACCGACGACAAGACCCACGAGCCCGTGCTCGGGGAGATCCCGATCAAGCAGGAGAACGTCCGCGACTGGTCGGCCGGCCTGGACATCCCGATCGGCGGCGAGTCGGTTCTCTTCGTCGACTGCGAGGCGGCCTACTACCGGACCTCGGTGCCGCGCGCGGTCGCGCAGATCCTCCAGCTGGCCGGCTACGAGTTCGGCCTGATGGGCGAGCAGTGGTGCTGCGGCGGCCCCGCCGCCGAGATGGGGTACGTCGACCAGGCCCAGCGGTTCGCCCGGCACAACCTGGACAACTGGCGCTCCACCGGCACCAAGCGCATCCTCGTGCTCGACCCGCACGACTACATCTCCTTCACCGAGGACTACCCGAAGTACTTCGGCGAGGAGTTCGACCTCGAGGTCGTGCTCGTCGTGGAGCTCTTCGCCGAGCTCATCCGCGAGGGACGGCTGACCCCGTCGGTGCCGGTCGAGCGGGCGATCACCTACCACGACCCCTGTCGGCTCAACAAGCGCAAGGGCGTCTGGAAGGAGCCGCGCGAGATCCTGCGGTCGATCCCCGGCCTCGACTTCTCCGACGTCGACCGGGTGACCCAGTGGTCCTACTGCTCCGGCGGCGGCGGTGGTCTCCCGGTCGAGAAGCCGGAGCTCACCGCGGCCATCTCGGCCAGCCGGCTGGAGAAGGCGGCCGCCCTCGAGGTGGACACCCTCGTCAGCGCCTGCCCCTGGTCGGAGCGACCGCTCAGCGCGGCCGGCGAGGCGGTCGACATCGACGTCGTCGACATCCACGAGCTGCTCGCCGCGTCCCTCGGCATCGAGGTCGGCGGTACGACGAACGGCTCGGCGAACGGGTCGGCGCGATGA
- a CDS encoding RNase H family protein produces the protein MTIIAAADGSALGNPGPAGWGWYVDDACWAAGGWAHGTNNKAELTAVLDLLQQTAHLDDDLLVYCDSTYVINSVTKWMAGWKRRGWKKGDGQPVLNVEIMQALDAAMAGRRVKFAWVKGHSGHPLNEAADKLANAAATSWKGGSAPAPGPGFEGAVTTAVVEQPKRVYDDADLFSGL, from the coding sequence GTGACGATTATCGCCGCCGCGGACGGCTCCGCCCTCGGCAACCCCGGCCCGGCCGGCTGGGGCTGGTACGTCGACGACGCCTGCTGGGCGGCCGGGGGATGGGCGCACGGCACCAACAACAAGGCCGAGCTGACGGCCGTCCTCGACCTGCTGCAGCAGACGGCGCACCTCGACGACGACCTGCTCGTCTACTGCGACTCGACCTACGTCATCAACTCGGTGACCAAATGGATGGCCGGCTGGAAGCGCCGCGGGTGGAAGAAGGGCGACGGGCAGCCCGTCCTCAACGTCGAGATCATGCAGGCGCTGGACGCGGCGATGGCCGGCCGACGCGTGAAGTTCGCCTGGGTCAAGGGCCACTCCGGGCACCCGCTGAACGAGGCCGCCGACAAGCTGGCGAACGCAGCGGCGACGTCCTGGAAGGGCGGGTCCGCACCGGCGCCCGGACCGGGCTTCGAGGGCGCGGTGACCACCGCGGTCGTCGAGCAGCCCAAGCGCGTGTACGACGACGCCGACCTCTTCAGCGGGCTCTGA